From Cannabis sativa cultivar Pink pepper isolate KNU-18-1 chromosome 8, ASM2916894v1, whole genome shotgun sequence, a single genomic window includes:
- the LOC115699137 gene encoding uncharacterized protein LOC115699137, with translation MEEETLVSSEIPVTKSVDGADANVDAIKGLNGDLKSVEKEVKKEEEESMDDGEFIKVEKESLDVKDDSHTVETSSAVEKSIVIERSSSNSSREILEAQEKVRELESEIERLAGILKHSESENSQLKNDVSVTKEKLEESGHKYVELELSHRKLQEQIVEVEEKYSSQLNVLQEAIQGQENKHKELVEVKEAFDGINLELESSRKRMQELEQDLQTSAGEAQKFEELHKQSGLHAESETKRVLELERLLEVSKLSAKEVEDQVASMQEELKGLYGKITENEKVEEALKSTAAELSTVHEELTLSKSQLLDLEQRLSSKEAVINEMSQELEQKRTLESQMKEEISGLENLASSTKEHLQTTVSELEETKLKLQEELAAKELIESSVKSYETQVSNIQKELAQVLDEKNDLGISVVELTASQENLKELCKDFEERVKQSDEEISKANTLISQAVSSNAELEQKLKSIEDLHTESSSAAATATQRSLELEDIVQSANAAVEEAKSQLREIETRFLEAEKKNAELEQQLNLVELKSNDAERGMKEFSEKALQLDASLREVEEEKTQLSSQMQEYQDKIAELESALNMSSSKNLELQEELKIAVAKGSEHEDRASMNHQRSIELEDLYQTSHSKVEDAGKKVSELELLLEAEKYRIQELEEQISTMEKKCQNTEADSKKYSDRVADLQSELEAFQVRTESLEIALQAANQKENELIESLNLATDEKKKFEEASSSTREKFAEAENLVEVLRNELSLTQEKLESVENSLKAGGLRETEIAEKVKSAEEQLEQQRRLIEQTTEKNAELERLHESLKKESEIKIQEAIANFTDRDTEVKSLFEKLNIFEDQVKVYQEQIAETAGKSASLTEELDQTSKKLASLESENAELRKQILEAEKQISQSSSESELLVETNVQLKSKIDELQELFNSTLSEKETAAQQLESHKSTIAELADQHSRAIELHSTTETRFKEAETQLQEAIQKFSQRDLEASEMSQKLSELEVQLKLLEEQAREASTVAETKKLELEETLLKLQSIESSAEEIQSKYAQSEKEGRELLETNAMLNHDVAEYKVKLGDLQTKLDTTLAEKHETDEQLRSSIKNVEDLKQQLTSDGEKLQSQISSVMDENNMLNETYQNARKEHQSTILQLEGNLKETKEIIDALKAENEQLKAEIAEKSSLQSRLKELEEHLLKAETQLKEEVERNQSVSAAREAEFTSKLEDHANKARDINLLDDQVVQLQKDLQLAQATIAELTQKRDADAKKDMEQEAAVKLSQDEIEAKNKQITLLEDHVKDLEHKLQLADAKITEKGDGSNQSEVKDGLEIKSRDIGLNVSAPSKRKSKKKSEATSAPSSSSEVRTQSAEHSPLMTLKITLTVALVSVIIGVILGKRY, from the exons ATGGAAGAAGAAACACTAGTGAGTTCAGAAATTCCGGTGACAAAGTCTGTTGATGGTGCTGATGCAAATGTTGACGCTATTAAG GGACTAAATGGGGACCTGAAATCAGTAGAGAAAGAAGTGAAGAAAGAAGAGGAGGAAAGTATGGATGATGGTGAATTCATTAAAGTTGAGAAGGAATCACTGGATGTCAAGGATGATTCTCATACTGTTGAAACATCTTCTGCAGTAGAAAAATCTATTGTTATTGAAAGGAGCTCAAGTAATTCCAGTAGAGAAATACTAGAAGCCCAAGAGAAGGTGAGAGAACTCGAGAGTGAGATCGAAAGATTAGCTGGCATACTGAAGCACTCAGAGTCCGAGAATTCACAGCTGAAGAATGACGTTTCTGTTACGAAGGAGAAGCTGGAAGAAAGTGGACACAAGTATGTGGAGCTTGAGCTCAGTCATAGGAAGTTGCAAGAGCAAATCGTTGAAGTTGAGGAGAAGTACAGTTCACAGCTCAATGTGTTACAAGAAGCAATCCAAGGACAAGAAAATAAGCACAAGGAGTTGGTTGAGGTTAAAGAAGCATTTGATGGTATTAACCTTGAGCTTGAAAGTTCTAGAAAGAGAATGCAGGAGTTGGAGCAGGATCTACAGACTTCAGCTGGTGAGGCTCAAAAGTTTGAGGAGCTTCACAAGCAAAGTGGCCTACATGCTGAATCGGAGACAAAGAGAGTGTTGGAGCTTGAGAGATTGCTTGAAGTGTCGAAATTGAGTGCAAAAGAGGTGGAAGATCAGGTCGCTTctatgcaagaggaactcaaggGCTTGTATGGAAAGATCACTGAAAATGAGAAGGTTGAAGAAGCATTGAAGTCAACAGCAGCAGAGCTTTCTACTGTCCATGAGGAGCTGACACTTTCGAAATCGCAATTGCTGGACTTGGAGCAAAGACTTTCTTCAAAGGAAGCAGTTATCAATGAAATGAGCCAGGAGTTGGAACAGAAAAGAACTCTGGAATCTCAGATGAAGGAAGAGATTTCAGGTCTTGAAAATTTGGCTTCTTCGACAAAAGAACATCTTCAAACAACAGTTTCTGAACTGGAAGAAACTAAATTGAAGCTGCAAGAGGAATTGGCTGCCAAAGAGTTGATTGAATCTTCAGTCAAATCATATGAAACACAAGTCTCTAATATTCAAAAGGAATTGGCTCAAGTGCTTGATGAGAAGAATGATCTTGGTATTTCTGTGGTTGAGTTGACAGCTAGTCAAGAGAACTTAAAGGAGTTGTGTAAAGATTTTGAGGAGCGAGTTAAGCAATCAGATGAAGAAATCTCAAAAGCCAATACTCTTATTTCTCAAGCTGTGTCAAGCAATGCAGAGCTTGAACAGAAACTGAAGTCTATTGAAGATCTTCACACTGAATCAAGTTCTGCTGCTGCAACAGCTACTCAAAGGAGCCTTGAGCTTGAGGATATTGTCCAGTCTGCAAATGCAGCAGTAGAAGAAGCAAAATCACAACTGAGAGAGATTGAAACACGTTTTCTTGAAGCAGAAAAAAAGAATGCAGAGCTTGAACAACAGCTAAACTTGGTAGAACTTAAGAGCAACGATGCTGAGAGAGGAATGAAAGAATTCTCTGAAAAAGCATTGCAACTCGATGCTTCATTGCGAGAGGTTGAGGAAGAAAAGACACAGCTGAGTAGTCAAATGCAAGAATATCAAGACAAGATAGCCGAGCTGGAATCTGCCTTAAATATGTCATCTTCGAAGAATTTAGAGCTTCAGGAGGAGTTGAAGATTGCCGTGGCAAAAGGTTCCGAACATGAGGACAGAGCAAGTATGAACCATCAAAGAAGTATTGAACTAGAAGACTTGTATCAGACATCTCATTCAAAAGTGGAGGATGCCGGTAAAAAAGTAAGTGAGTTGGAGTTGTTACTTGAAGCAGAAAAGTATAGAATTCAGGAACTTGAAGAACAGATAAGCACAATGGAGAAAAAGTGTCAGAATACCGAAGCAGATTCAAAGAAATATTCTGACAGGGTAGCTGATCTTCAATCTGAACTTGAGGCATTTCAAGTAAGAACAGAAAGTCTTGAAATTGCATTGCAAGCAGCCAATCAAAAGGAAAATGAGTTAATTGAATCCTTGAATTTAGCTACGGATGAGAAGAAAAAGTTTGAAGAAGCATCAAGTAGTACAAGGGAGAAGTTTGCTGAAGCAGAAAATCTAGTGGAAGTCTTGAGGAATGAATTGAGTCTGACACAAGAGAAATTAGAGAGTGTCGAAAACAGCCTCAAGGCCGGCGGACTGAGAGAAACTGAGATAGCAGAGAAGGTCAAATCTGCAGAGGAGCAACTGGAGCAACAAAGAAGACTAATAGAGCAAACAACTGAAAAGAATGCTGAACTTGAAAGGCTACATGAGTCCCTGAAAAAAGAGTCAGAGATTAAAATTCAAGAAGCAATAGCAAATTTTACAGACAGGGATACTGAAGTAAAATCTCTGTTTGAGAAGCTGAATATTTTTGAAGATCAAGTGAAGGTTTACCAAGAGCAGATTGCTGAAACAGCTGGAAAATCTGCTTCCTTGACAGAAGAATTAGATCAGACTTCAAAGAAACTGGCTTCATTGGAGAGTGAAAATGCAGAACTAAGGAAACAGATCTTAGAAGCAGAAAAACAAATTTCTCAATCTTCCTCAGAAAGTGAACTATTGGTTGAAACGAACGTTCAACTCAAAAGCAAGATTGACGAACTTCAGGAATTATTTAACTCTACTCTTTCAGAGAAAGAAACAGCTGCCCAACAGCTTGAATCTCACAAAAGTACTATTGCAGAATTAGCAGATCAGCATTCAAGAGCCATTGAGCTTCACTCTACTACTGAAACTCGTTTCAAGGAAGCAGAAACACAATTACAAGAAGCCATTCAGAAGTTCAGTCAGAGAGATTTGGAAGCCAGTGAAATGTCTCAGAAGCTAAGTGAGCTAGAAGTCCAGCTAAAATTGTTGGAAGAACAGGCTCGTGAAGCATCAACGGTTGCTGAAACCAAAAAGTTAGAGCTCGAGGAAACTCTCCTGAAACTACAAAGTATTGAAAGCAGTGCCGAGGAGATACAAAGTAAATATGCTCAGTCCGAAAAGGAGGGCCGAGAGCTGTTGGAGACAAATGCGATGCTTAATCATGATGTGGCTGAGTATAAGGTCAAACTAGGTGATTTACAGACTAAACTTGACACTACTCTTGCTGAGAAACACGAAACAGATGAACAGCTTCGCAGTTCAATAAAGAATGTAGAAGATTTAAAACAACAACTTACTTCTGATGGGGAGAAACTACAGTCTCAG ATATCTTCAGTTATGGACGAGAACAACATGCTAAACGAAACATATCAAAATGCTAGAAAAGAACATCAGTCTACCATTCTCCAGCTTGAAGGGAATTTAAAAGAAACCAAGGAAATTATTGACGCTTTAAAAGCTGAGAATGAACAGCTTAAGGCTGAGATTGCTGAAAAATCTTCTCTACAATCTCGTTTAAAGGAACTTGAGGAACATTTGCTGAAAGCCGAAACTCAGCTAAAAGAAGAG GTTGAAAGAAACCAGTCAGTTTCTGCTGCAAGAGAAGCAGAATTTACATCAAAGTTAGAGGATCATGCAAATAAAGCCCGTGATATAAACTTATTAGATGACCAAGTAGTACAACTTCAAAAAGATTTGCAACTCGCTCAGGCCACCATTGCTGAATTG ACTCAAAAGCGAGATGCTGATGCTAAAAAGGATATGGAACAAGAAGCAGCAGTGAAGCTTTCTCAGGATGAGATTGAAGCAAAGAACAAACAAATAACACTTCTAGAGGATCATGTCAAGGATCTTGAGCACAAGTTGCAGCTTGCTGATGCCAAAATAACAGAAAAG GGTGATGGAAGTAATCAATCCGAGGTTAAAGATGGTTTGGAAATTAAATCCAGGGACATAGGATTAAACGTATCCGCTCCTTCAAAACgaaagagcaagaagaagtcagaAGCAACATCTGCACCGTCGTCCTCATCGGAGGTCCGCACACAAAGTGCTGAGCATTCTCCTTTGATGACCTTAAAAATCACATTGACTGTTGCTCTGGTGTCTGTGATCATTGGCGTCATTCTTGGGAAAAGATATTAG
- the LOC133030575 gene encoding uncharacterized protein LOC133030575 produces the protein MTSNIVESLNTANLAARELPITTLMESLRALIQQWTYTNRKKTQKATTFLTPTSEKKLVNNFVDSLTENVKPINESMFEVVELIRSWVINLKEKTCSCNRFQLDELLCAHAFAVIKEMNLNVYNYCSILTLVKG, from the exons atgacttcaAACATTGTTGAATCTCTAAATACAGCAAACTTAGCAGCTAGAGAActaccaatcacaacactgatggagtcattgagagcTTTGATACAACAATGGACATACACAAACAGGAAAAAGACACAGAAAGcaacaacatttttaacaccTACATCAGAGAAGAAATTAGTCAACAACTTTGTGGactcattgacagaaaat GTAAAGCCAATAAATGAGAGCATGTTCGAAGTGGTAGAACTAATAAGATCATGGGTAATCAATCTCAAGGAGAAAACATGCAGTTGCAACCGATTCCAACTTGACGAATTACTGTGTGCTCATGCGTTTGCTgttataaaagagatgaacttgaatGTTTACAACTACTGTTCAA TTTTGACACTTGTTAAAGGTTAA
- the LOC133030576 gene encoding uncharacterized protein LOC133030576 has translation MLNLKLKQIENDFYEAVLDFFHSGRMHKGVNATNIVLIPKVQNPKRPSQYRPISLCNVVYKVISKIIANRIKSVLPRLICPTQAAFVPGRNIHDNNVIAQEIIHSFNRKKGRECLFAIKIDLMKAYDKMSWRFIDHVIDCFGVPSEFRNWVSQYDLILVGKANLEEAKGYWDCLEKFCSWSGQKVNKMKTSIFFSKNTPNNMKQGIKAMLGIGSPEGNVKYLGLPLFRSRQKDADFNFILDNLTSKLHGWKAKTLSKVGRAMLIKSVGLSLPMHAMQTIKLSNRLATKIDGLVRDFWWGSEKGNHGLYLKAWDKLCLPKSLGGLGFRKSKEINQAFLAKWGWNLLTGNQSLCCRILEAKYLKGRPFLDCNPKASDSWFWKNVTKSRAIIRKGACKRIMDGKDSNVWHDPWIAHKKGFLPRPRGPLLNEDLKVADLLLPNGG, from the exons ATGCTTAATTTGAAATTGAAACAAATTGAGAATGACTTCTATGAAGCAGTCTTGGATTTCTTCCACTCAGGACGTATGCACAAAGGTGTCAATGCTACCAATATTGTCCTTATTCCTAAGGTTCAGAACCCTAAGAGACCGAGCCAGTATCGACCAATCTCTCTTTGCAATGTGGTTTATAAGGTAATATCCAAGATTATTGCTAACAGAATCAAGTCAGTGTTACCTAGACTCATCTGCCCTACTCAAGCCGCCTTTGTGCCTGGGAGGAATATTCATGATAATAATGTGATTGCCCAGGAAATTATCCACTCGTTTAATCGGAAAAAAGGCAGAGAATGTCTGTTTGCTATAAAGATTGACCTCATGAAAGCTTATGATAAGATGAGTTGGAGATTTATTGATCATGTTATTGATTGCTTTGGGGTGCCATCGGAATTTCGGAATTGGGTTTCCCAGT ATGACCTCATTCTGGTTGGTAAAGCCAATCTAGAGGAGGCCAAAGGATATTGGGATTGTCTTGAGAAGTTTTGCTCCTGGTCTGGTCAGAAGGTGAATAAAATGAAGACATCCATTTTCTTTAGTAAGAATACCCCCAACAACATGAAACAAGGGATCAAGGCTATGCTGGGTATAGGATCTCCGGAAGGAAATGTCAAGTATTTAGGCCTCCCTCTTTTCAGATCGAGACAAAAGGATGCTGACTTTAACTTCATTCTGGATAACCTGACTTCGAAATTACATGGTTGGAAAGCTAAGACTCTTTCAAAAGTGGGAAGAGCGATGCTTATCAAATCGGTAGGTCTCTCTCTTCCTATGCATGCTATGCAAACTATTAAGCTTTCCAACCGTCTTGCTACGAAGATTGACGGCTTGGTTCGTGACTTCTGGTGGGGCTCTGAGAAGGGTAATCATGGGCTGTACCTAAAAGCATGGGACAAGTTGTGCCTCCCCAAGTCTTTAGGGGGGTTGGGTTTCCGGAAATCAAAAGAAATAAACCAGGCTTTCTTGGCTAAATGGGGGTGGAACCTTCTGACAGGAAACCAATCCTTATGCTGTCGGATCTTGGAAGCTAAATATCTTAAAGGCAGACCCTTTTTGGATTGCAATCCGAAAGCCTCGGACTCGTGGTTTTGGAAGAATGTGACTAAATCAAGAGCAATTATTCGCAAGGGTGCCTGTAAGCGAATAATGGATGGTAAGGATTCTAATGTTTGGCATGACCCTTGGATAGCCCATAAGAAAGGCTTCTTACCCCGGCCAAGAGGTCCCTTGCTGAATGAGGATTTAAAAGTTGCTGATCTCCTGCTGCCCAATGGGGGATGA
- the LOC133030577 gene encoding uncharacterized protein LOC133030577, with protein sequence MLNSLFDNETISAILKGGNPSGIGEDNWFWTLESNGYFSSKSAYRAQAADRVISCEVAPSLWNKLWNSKIPERLKVLWWCILSKALPVRVVIARKFPIEDDKCPLCGAAVETMEHLFLSCDFASHLWRSTPWGIYPICDTGIRMWDWVKFLWDLKSKGINAEEAFLYASIIIDKIWQTRNEKVHNNSFVDIFKCIDTIRFSFADHQAYLLPCPKLCSSDVWRPPPQDWLKLNCDIRVGLDSMCAGVVARDHVGKVIWVTTSKLEFADALCGEAAACCLALEAARTLGFHFIIVESDSRVVINALNEKDSCWELANYVSFCNRISPSFIGCSFEHVSRLCNFAAHNVAKWAFPHQRFGTLSPTSLPDNLFCNDRHV encoded by the coding sequence ATGCTTAACAGCTTGTTTGATAATGAGACTATTTCGGCTATCTTGAAAGGAGGCAATCCTTCAGGCATAGGAGAGGACAATTGGTTCTGGACCTTAGAATCTAATGGTTACTTTTCTAGCAAGTCAGCTTATAGGGCCCAAGCTGCAGATCGAGTGATTTCTTGTGAGGTCGCCCCGTCCTTGTGGAACAAGCTTTGGAACAGTAAAATCCCTGAGAGGCTCAAGGTTCTTTGGTGGTGTATCCTCTCTAAGGCTCTCCCTGTCCGTGTGGTCATAGCAAGAAAATTTCCTATTGAGGATGACAAGTGCCCTTTGTGCGGAGCAGCAGTCGAAACCATGGAGCATCTTTTCCTGTCTTGTGACTTTGCCTCTCACTTATGGAGGTCAACCCCTTGGGGTATCTACCCTATTTGTGATACTGGTATTAGAATGTGGGATTGGGTCAAGTTCTTATGGGACCTAAAAAGCAAAGGCATTAATGCTGAGGAGGCTTTCCTTTATGCTTCAATAATTATTGATAAGATTTGGCAAACTCGGAATGAAAAGGTACACAACAACAGTtttgttgatatttttaaatGCATTGACACTATTCgtttttcttttgcagatcaccAAGCTTACTTACTCCCTTGCCCCAAGTTGTGCTCGTCGGATGTTTGGCGTCCTCCCCCTCAGGATTGGTTGAAACTGAACTGCGACATCAGAGTCGGGTTGGATAGCATGTGTGCAGGTGTGGTTGCAAGAGATCACGTTGGCAAGGTGATCTGGGTTACTACTTCTAAACTGGAGTTTGCTGATGCTCTGTGTGGGGAAGCGGCGGCGTGCTGTTTAGCCTTAGAGGCGGCTAggactctaggtttccattttATTATTGTTGAGAGTGATTCGAGGGTAGTGATCAATGCCCTCAATGAGAAAGATTCCTGTTGGGAGCTTGCGAACTATGTCTCTTTTTGTAACAGAATCTCTCCCTCTTTTATCGGTTGTAGTTTTGAACATGTTAGTAGACTTTGTAATTTTGCGGCCCATAATGTGGCCAAGTGGGCTTTTCCCCATCAGAGGTTTGGAACTTTGTCTCCGACTTCCTTGCCCGACAATCTTTTCTGTAATGACCGACATGTCTAA